One Misgurnus anguillicaudatus chromosome 19, ASM2758022v2, whole genome shotgun sequence genomic region harbors:
- the LOC129436174 gene encoding uncharacterized protein encodes MIIRVSLLFLAIAVVLVGGQRKRPAKEEWNYRDGSEKVSMRGVANLTQVLDDWRFDILNQVKGLLQNDHQSLLPDYSRIQPLSEALDDLFKEFNALKAHLADLTEKFGPLETFIDELKTERSNANAPPTNPVRRRVIKKPTPVA; translated from the exons ATGATCATCAGGGTGAGCCTATTGTTCCTGGCCATAGCTGTGGTCTTAGTCGGTGGTCAGAGGAAACGACCAGCAAAAGAAGAGTGGAACTATCGCGATGGCT CTGAGAAAGTCAGCATGCGAGGAGTGGCAAACTTAACCCAAGTGCTTGATGATTGGAGGTTTGACATCCTGAACCAAGTAAAGGGGCTTCTGCAGAATGACCATCAATCTTTGCTGCCTGACTACTCCAG AATCCAACCTCTCTCTGAGGCGTTGGATGACCTGTTCAAAGAATTCAACGCCCTGAAAGCGCATCTTGCCGATCTGACTGAGAAGTTTGGACCTCTGGAAACATTCATCGATGAGCTCAAGACTGAAAGGAGCAATGCGAATGCACCACCTACAAACCCAGTGCGCAGAAGAGTTATTAAAAAGCCAACACCTGTCGCCTAA